The Primulina eburnea isolate SZY01 chromosome 6, ASM2296580v1, whole genome shotgun sequence genome contains a region encoding:
- the LOC140833279 gene encoding uncharacterized protein: MRGEFFLSKLHCIRAMGDESEKSPKGSISFPSSSSYPSENSPITSLITSHKLTDKNYLQWSQSMMMFISGQGRDDYLSGAAVQPSQNDPTFKVWRSENNLVMSWLINSMTIDIGENFLLYSTAKEIWDAARDTFSSNENTIELFHIESTLQDLRQGEQSVTLYFTTLTRYWQQLDLFQSYNWKCADDSVFFRQIIETKRIFKFLMGLNKTLDDVRGRILGTKPLPALREVFSEVRREESRKRVILGQSDSHLTIETSALISTSDTPTNPTALASRNNSNYHPKGRPWCDHCKRPGHTKETCWKIHGKPLDWKPNRNQDREARANTVTQPVQHATTPFTKDQMDVLQKMFSQVGTQSTAATNSPSVGLHVSQSSSNPWIVDSGASDHMTGYELGEDDWQC; encoded by the exons ATGAGAGGTGAATTTTTCCTCTCAAAACTTCATTGTATCAGAGCCATGGGTGATGAATCTGAGAAATCTCCAAAGGGATCTATTTCATTTCCCTCATCTTCTTCTTATCCTTCTGAAAACAGTCCTATAACTAGTTTGATTACCAGTCATAAATTGACTGATAAAAACTATCTCCAATGGTCCCAATCCATGATGATGTTCATTAGTGGACAAGGACGTGATGATTACCTCTCTGGTGCTGCTGTTCAGCCTAGTCAAAATGACCCGACCTTCAAAGTTTGGCGTTCTGAAAACAATCTTGTCATGTCTTGGTTAATCAACTCGATGACCATAGACATTGGCGAGAACTTTCTGTTGTACTCTACAGCAAAGGAAATCTGGGATGCGGCCCGTGATACTTTCTCCAGCAATGAAAACACTATTGAACTATTTCACATTGAAAGTACACTGCAAGATCTCCGACAAGGTGAGCAATCTGTCACTTTGTACTTCACCACACTTACCCGATATTGGCAACAACTGGATCTCTTCCAGTCTTATAATTGGAAATGTGCGGACGACAGTGTCTTCTTCCGTCAAATTATTGAGACCAAGCGCATATTCAAATTCCTTATGGGTCTAAACAAGACTCTTGATGATGTGCGAGGCCGTATCCTCGGGACTAAACCTCTACCAGCCCTTCGTGAAGTATTCTCTGAAGTCCGCCGAGAAGAGAGTCGTAAACGTGTCATACTCGGCCAATCAGACAGTCATCTAACCATCGAAACCTCAGCTCTCATCTCCACTAGTGATACACCCACCAACCCCACTGCTCTTGCCTCCCGCAACAACAGCAACTATCATCCTAAAGGTCGACCTTGGTGTGACCATTGCAAGAGGCCAGGCCATACAAAAGAAACGTGTTGGAAAATTCATGGTAAGCCTCTTGATTGGAAGCCAAATCGGAACCAAGACCGGGAGGCACGTGCAAACACAGTCACACAGCCTGTCCAACATGCAACCACACCTTTCACCAAAGATCAAATGGATGTCCTACAGAAGATGTTCTCTCAGGTGGGAACTCAATCTACTGCTGCAACCAACAGCCCTAGTGTTGGTCTTCATGTGTCTCAGTCATCCTCTAATCCATGGATTGTCGACTCCGGAGCTTCGGATCACATGACAG GATATGAGCTCGGGGAAGACGATTGGCAGTGCTAG